In a single window of the Amycolatopsis sp. cg5 genome:
- a CDS encoding FG-GAP repeat domain-containing protein, with protein sequence MKTNPLLRAAGVLVSLALAGTVTMTGTASAEVPSAMAASISQLPCSPAGVTAADTALANQVHGQVSWVTAYNASCARAIVNQVKARGLNQRAAQIAITTAMDESTLHNYNQAVDADSLGLFQQRPSMGWGTPAQLVDPVYATNAFLNAMLNNYPNGSWGSGDIAAICQKIQKSGTPDGSNYRRYVDQAGVVAAAAWNSAGGGSAKDFNGNGLADIAALDPGDNLILFSGNGAGAVGWGGPMWPTGGQWAGYKQFTTGDFNGDGKSDVAAIDPGDNLIFFPGNGAGAVGWGGPMWPTGGQWAGYKKITSGDFNGDGRTDIAALDPGDNLILFPGNGAGAVTWGGPMWPTGGQWAGYKKITSGDFNGDGRSDIAALDPGDNLILFPGNGAGAVGWGGPMWPTGGQWAGYKQITAADYNGDGRSDIAALDPGDNLILFPGNGAGSVGWGGPMWPTGGQWAGYKAIS encoded by the coding sequence ATGAAGACCAACCCCTTGCTCAGAGCCGCGGGCGTGCTCGTCTCGCTGGCACTGGCCGGAACCGTGACCATGACCGGCACCGCTTCGGCCGAGGTGCCGTCCGCGATGGCGGCGAGCATCAGCCAGCTCCCATGCAGCCCGGCGGGCGTGACGGCCGCGGACACCGCGCTCGCGAACCAGGTGCACGGGCAGGTCAGCTGGGTCACCGCGTACAACGCCTCGTGTGCCAGGGCCATCGTCAACCAGGTCAAGGCCCGCGGTCTCAACCAGCGCGCCGCGCAGATCGCCATCACCACCGCGATGGACGAGTCCACTTTGCACAACTACAACCAGGCCGTCGACGCGGACAGCCTCGGCCTGTTCCAGCAGCGGCCGAGCATGGGCTGGGGCACGCCCGCCCAGCTCGTCGACCCGGTCTACGCGACGAACGCCTTCCTCAACGCCATGCTCAACAACTACCCCAACGGGTCCTGGGGCAGCGGCGACATCGCAGCCATCTGCCAGAAGATCCAGAAGTCCGGCACCCCGGACGGCTCGAACTACCGCCGGTACGTCGACCAAGCGGGCGTCGTGGCCGCGGCGGCCTGGAACTCGGCAGGCGGCGGGAGCGCCAAGGACTTCAACGGCAACGGCCTCGCGGACATCGCCGCGCTCGACCCGGGCGACAACCTGATCCTGTTCAGCGGCAACGGCGCGGGTGCCGTGGGCTGGGGTGGCCCGATGTGGCCGACGGGTGGTCAGTGGGCCGGGTACAAGCAGTTCACCACGGGCGATTTCAACGGTGACGGCAAATCCGACGTGGCCGCCATCGACCCCGGCGACAACCTCATCTTCTTCCCCGGCAACGGCGCGGGAGCGGTGGGCTGGGGTGGTCCGATGTGGCCGACCGGTGGTCAGTGGGCTGGGTACAAGAAGATCACGTCCGGCGATTTCAACGGTGACGGCCGCACGGACATCGCCGCGCTGGACCCGGGTGACAACCTGATCCTGTTCCCTGGCAATGGCGCGGGTGCGGTGACCTGGGGTGGTCCGATGTGGCCGACCGGTGGTCAGTGGGCCGGGTACAAGAAGATCACGTCCGGTGACTTCAACGGTGACGGCCGTAGCGACATCGCGGCGCTGGACCCGGGTGACAACCTGATCCTGTTCCCGGGGAACGGCGCGGGTGCCGTGGGCTGGGGTGGCCCGATGTGGCCGACCGGTGGCCAGTGGGCGGGCTACAAGCAGATCACCGCGGCCGACTACAACGGCGACGGCCGTAGCGACATCGCGGCGCTCGACCCGGGTGACAACCTGATCCTGTTCCCGGGGAACGGCGCGGGCTCGGTCGGCTGGGGTGGCCCGATGTGGCCGACCGGTGGCCAGTGGGCCGGCTACAAGGCCATCTCGTGA
- a CDS encoding FG-GAP repeat domain-containing protein: MNLKKTILAAVTAACVLGFGSPAIAAVPAPPPGFADTPAAFPEQPGVGTRSVSAADVQASATISRDQVLLRAKSWVDVNVKYTQHGQYGNQYGTYRKDCSGFVSMAWGLSPSGMSSPTTVSLPNYGSWLGSLDDLKPGDAIDSVGGGHVVLFRSWTDGSHAVANVYEETSYTGVDGPDPGAIASQYSRAKLTNGGYRPLRYSGITDGGSNAAKDFNGNGLADIAALDPGDNLILFSGNGAGAVGWGGPMWPTGGQWAGYKQFTTGDFNGDGKSDVAAIDPGDNLIFFPGNGAGAVGWGGPMWPTGGQWAGYKKITSGDFNGDGRTDIAALDPGDNLILFPGNGAGAVTWGGPMWPTGGQWAGYKKITSGDFNGDGRSDIAALDPGDNLILFPGNGAGAVGWGGPMWPTGGQWAGYKQITAADYNGDGRADIAALDPGDNLILFPGNGSGSVGWGGPMWPTGGQWAGYKAIS; the protein is encoded by the coding sequence ATGAATCTCAAGAAGACAATTCTGGCCGCGGTGACCGCGGCCTGCGTACTAGGCTTCGGCTCGCCTGCCATCGCCGCTGTCCCGGCCCCGCCGCCCGGCTTCGCCGACACGCCTGCCGCCTTCCCCGAGCAGCCGGGGGTCGGCACGAGGTCCGTCTCGGCCGCGGACGTCCAGGCCAGTGCGACGATCAGCCGCGACCAGGTGCTGCTGAGAGCCAAGAGCTGGGTCGACGTCAACGTCAAGTACACGCAGCACGGCCAATACGGCAACCAGTACGGCACCTATCGCAAGGACTGCTCCGGTTTCGTCTCGATGGCCTGGGGGCTCTCGCCGTCCGGGATGTCCTCGCCCACCACGGTTTCCCTGCCGAACTACGGCAGCTGGCTCGGCAGCCTCGACGACCTCAAGCCCGGTGACGCCATCGACAGCGTCGGCGGCGGCCACGTCGTGCTGTTCCGAAGCTGGACCGACGGGAGCCACGCGGTCGCGAACGTCTACGAGGAGACCTCGTACACCGGCGTCGACGGGCCGGACCCCGGCGCCATCGCGAGCCAGTACTCCCGCGCCAAGCTCACCAACGGCGGCTACCGCCCGCTGCGCTACAGCGGCATCACCGACGGCGGTTCCAACGCCGCCAAGGACTTCAACGGCAACGGCCTCGCGGACATCGCCGCGCTGGACCCGGGCGACAACCTGATCCTGTTCAGCGGCAACGGCGCGGGTGCCGTGGGCTGGGGTGGCCCGATGTGGCCGACGGGTGGTCAGTGGGCCGGGTACAAGCAGTTCACCACGGGCGATTTCAACGGTGACGGCAAATCCGACGTGGCCGCCATCGACCCCGGCGACAACCTCATCTTCTTCCCCGGCAACGGCGCGGGAGCGGTGGGCTGGGGTGGTCCGATGTGGCCGACCGGTGGTCAGTGGGCTGGGTACAAGAAGATCACGTCCGGCGATTTCAACGGTGACGGCCGCACGGACATCGCCGCGCTGGACCCGGGTGACAACCTGATCCTGTTCCCTGGCAATGGCGCGGGTGCGGTGACCTGGGGTGGTCCGATGTGGCCGACCGGTGGTCAGTGGGCCGGGTACAAGAAGATCACGTCCGGTGACTTCAACGGTGACGGCCGTAGCGACATCGCGGCGCTGGACCCGGGTGACAACCTGATCCTGTTCCCGGGGAACGGCGCGGGTGCCGTGGGCTGGGGTGGCCCGATGTGGCCGACCGGTGGCCAGTGGGCGGGCTACAAGCAGATCACCGCGGCCGACTACAACGGCGACGGCCGCGCCGACATCGCCGCGCTCGATCCCGGCGACAACCTGATCCTGTTCCCCGGCAACGGTTCCGGCTCGGTCGGCTGGGGTGGCCCGATGTGGCCGACCGGCGGCCAGTGGGCCGGCTACAAGGCGATCTCGTGA
- a CDS encoding DUF2631 domain-containing protein, whose product MASKAVEKRASNQVDPRDEPSAEWGWHGSFPLATRIAGWASAVILLIMLHGNHKGATEDLWLVGLSLFLVLMLVLDIRKQRTAWRK is encoded by the coding sequence GTGGCGAGCAAGGCGGTCGAGAAGCGGGCTTCGAACCAGGTGGACCCGCGTGACGAGCCGTCGGCCGAATGGGGCTGGCACGGGTCGTTCCCGCTGGCCACCCGCATCGCCGGCTGGGCCAGCGCGGTGATCCTGCTGATCATGCTGCACGGCAACCACAAGGGCGCGACCGAGGACCTCTGGCTGGTCGGCCTGAGCCTGTTCCTCGTGCTCATGCTGGTGCTGGACATCCGCAAGCAGCGCACCGCGTGGCGTAAGTAA